In a single window of the Leptospira barantonii genome:
- the gatC gene encoding Asp-tRNA(Asn)/Glu-tRNA(Gln) amidotransferase subunit GatC codes for MNLNEDSLQKIAELSRLKIRPEEKEAALTDFNKILEYVDQVKGLDVSSIGDDEIYFQHENAIRPDLMGKHLSREDIEKFAPSFQNGYFVVPKVIET; via the coding sequence ATGAACCTGAACGAAGATTCTTTGCAGAAAATCGCCGAACTCTCGCGTTTGAAAATCCGCCCGGAAGAAAAAGAAGCCGCTCTGACGGACTTCAACAAGATTTTGGAATACGTGGATCAAGTCAAAGGTCTGGACGTAAGTTCCATCGGAGACGATGAAATTTATTTTCAGCACGAGAATGCGATTCGCCCCGACCTTATGGGAAAACATCTTTCCAGAGAAGATATCGAAAAGTTCGCTCCTTCGTTTCAGAACGGATATTTCGTCGTTCCTAAGGTGATCGAAACATGA
- the cysS gene encoding cysteine--tRNA ligase: MMEVYFHNSLSGKKEKFSPADPQRVTVYSCGPTVYNFAHIGNLRAFLFVDILRRSLKLLGYGVDMTMNITDIDDKIIRDSIATKKSIQEFTAPWTEAFFEDLKTVSAETLEHYPKATESIPEMIEIIQKLKSKGLVYEKDESLYFSIQKFNGYGKLSKIDVSGMKTGTRYDTDEYEKEDVRDFVLWKSPKVEGETSWETELGTGRPGWHLECSAMIRKVYKSGVDIHTGGVDLLFPHHENEVAQSEGAFPEETFVGTWLHSEHLLVDGQKMSKSKGNFYTLRDLIAQGLDPKAIRFLLISSHYRSKLNFSTDRIAEASSNIRKIQNCLDRLLDLEPDVKPVSSFVFSSESVLQWKKDFEESLADDLNVSKALAVVFESIKQINSMMDADKADSKQRIEYIQILAYYDLLFGVVDFSSEKNLIDSEIDSLIEERQTARKNKDFARSDSIRDQLLAQGILIEDTKDGIRWRRK, from the coding sequence ATGATGGAAGTTTACTTTCACAATTCCCTTTCGGGTAAAAAGGAAAAATTCTCTCCTGCAGATCCTCAACGGGTCACCGTTTATTCCTGCGGTCCTACGGTTTACAACTTTGCTCATATCGGAAATCTTCGCGCGTTTCTTTTTGTGGATATTCTTCGCAGATCCCTGAAACTTTTGGGTTACGGCGTGGATATGACGATGAACATCACGGACATTGACGACAAGATCATCCGTGATTCGATCGCGACAAAAAAGAGCATTCAAGAATTCACCGCACCTTGGACGGAAGCATTCTTCGAAGATTTAAAAACGGTTTCGGCGGAAACCTTGGAACACTATCCGAAAGCGACCGAATCGATTCCGGAGATGATCGAAATCATTCAAAAATTAAAGAGCAAGGGCCTCGTCTATGAGAAGGACGAAAGCCTTTACTTCTCGATCCAAAAGTTCAACGGCTACGGTAAACTCAGTAAGATAGACGTTTCCGGTATGAAAACCGGAACCCGTTACGACACGGACGAATACGAAAAAGAAGACGTGCGCGATTTCGTTCTTTGGAAAAGTCCTAAGGTCGAAGGGGAAACTTCCTGGGAAACCGAACTCGGAACCGGAAGACCGGGCTGGCATTTGGAATGTTCCGCGATGATCCGCAAAGTTTATAAAAGCGGAGTGGACATTCATACCGGCGGCGTGGATCTTTTATTTCCCCATCATGAAAACGAAGTCGCTCAATCTGAAGGCGCCTTTCCGGAAGAAACCTTTGTCGGAACTTGGCTTCACAGCGAACACCTGTTAGTCGACGGACAGAAGATGTCCAAGAGTAAGGGAAACTTTTACACGTTACGCGATCTGATTGCACAAGGTCTCGATCCGAAAGCGATCCGTTTTCTTTTGATCTCTTCCCACTATCGTTCCAAATTGAATTTTTCCACGGATCGAATCGCGGAAGCATCTTCGAATATTCGAAAAATTCAAAATTGTTTGGATCGTCTTCTGGACCTCGAGCCGGACGTAAAACCGGTTTCCTCTTTCGTTTTTTCCTCCGAATCGGTTCTTCAATGGAAAAAGGATTTTGAAGAATCCTTGGCCGACGACCTAAACGTTTCCAAAGCCTTGGCGGTCGTTTTCGAATCGATCAAACAGATCAATTCGATGATGGACGCGGACAAGGCCGATTCCAAACAAAGAATCGAATACATTCAAATTCTTGCATATTATGACCTTTTATTCGGCGTTGTCGATTTTTCTTCCGAAAAAAATCTGATCGATTCCGAAATCGATTCTTTGATCGAAGAAAGACAAACCGCGAGAAAGAATAAAGACTTCGCGCGTTCCGACTCGATTCGAGATCAGCTCTTGGCACAAGGGATTTTGATCGAGGACACAAAAGACGGAATCCGCTGGAGGCGAAAATAG
- a CDS encoding LPS-assembly protein LptD has protein sequence MHLRLILILFFMLLGLPIFAQTEEQMLRFITGGAGSADQTPSSSPGDDKKLAILRAKNRLLGKSIDTLPDREVDDLLLSLGLTRDGSLFSRRKRLRAALEEAVPVAADPFAQIPQQKKALPISIENASEGELLQVDKNKSGVLVLRGRVRLKLRSGSIEAETITVDSERQEIYAEGGIVYKDGRAIVEGDKFIYDFRLEKGVVYKTKGTFAPAHFIGEKLKKLDDKRYALEMGYFTICNAEKPHYSFKVNRLYIYDDKTVMATNVRYQVGGTTVLWLPFLYNSNLGNGWITQAGKNNTQGLFMQNSYQWSVMPNYAFAPMGYKVRADFYEKTGQAFHLEMWKQSPFLNYLIDIGYANHKNYQISGAYEDRFHNFGIGTTAVTNQVDRGAYYSADPNAPLRRIGEDTEPWWKGRIMLNSKFHNTEKDVTRNISLQYENYSNRLFDYEYGNRYEPANTLQSLYTARNVRLGFIRNTLEWKFDYTENRGDLSINVGMKRNMLYYILNPTDKSGYFPTVDVLPTTTIRNSSEVGRLPYFNAPVYWDVYLTNMILRYYGVPTRQNLSIPTLDGSYQDPWGNYNENVLRTQYFTQGESGLRTSLNLGSYLTFTPNAFFGAKKQSATVRNNAAVTGVTDNAFTSLERFLARESYEYVRTSSNLRFGVPLLFFNATYRKLEAYKPELQDPILAKTRQHELELSLESYALENFEISVRTIRDLRNFSPEYKPQPTDAERWYFTVARFSGYFDFLDGFRPKRASLLEKKRSFYSGLFINNDYVHHNPKAKPLSNSFTASYKMGGFTLPFIRLIRELELGGTWYHVYNSPILDGYRVFVKANVDFTRHLGIEAELDSRVSQPWRYTNQVGNTYDTFYYGNDPTTSVANLNLDRTNLQRDLVDGTGVNGNGARQNTALNINRFMGTIKYNLHTANFRLGYSMDLRAVPGGRTDGLVSFYDQSVFFSISISDFTLGQQDSSELTRVRLFRFRKRPFQAGDRTGISSENP, from the coding sequence ATGCATCTCCGTCTGATTCTGATTCTATTTTTTATGCTACTGGGCCTTCCTATTTTTGCCCAGACGGAAGAACAGATGCTTCGTTTTATCACGGGCGGAGCGGGATCTGCGGATCAAACTCCTTCTTCCTCTCCGGGAGACGATAAGAAACTCGCCATTCTCAGAGCCAAAAACCGTCTTCTTGGAAAATCCATCGATACTCTTCCGGACAGAGAAGTGGACGATCTTTTACTGTCCCTCGGTTTGACTCGGGACGGTTCCTTGTTCAGCAGAAGAAAACGCCTTCGCGCGGCTTTGGAAGAAGCGGTTCCGGTCGCGGCCGATCCGTTTGCACAAATCCCTCAGCAAAAAAAGGCTCTTCCGATTTCCATCGAAAACGCTTCCGAAGGAGAACTCCTTCAAGTGGATAAGAATAAATCGGGAGTTCTTGTTCTTCGAGGCAGGGTTCGTTTGAAACTCCGTTCCGGTTCCATCGAAGCCGAAACGATCACGGTCGACAGCGAAAGACAAGAGATCTACGCGGAAGGTGGAATCGTCTATAAGGACGGACGTGCGATCGTGGAAGGCGATAAGTTCATCTACGATTTCCGTTTGGAAAAAGGGGTCGTCTACAAAACGAAAGGAACCTTTGCGCCCGCTCATTTTATCGGGGAAAAACTCAAGAAACTCGACGACAAACGTTATGCGCTCGAGATGGGTTACTTCACGATTTGTAACGCCGAAAAACCGCATTATTCCTTTAAGGTGAATCGACTTTATATCTACGACGATAAGACTGTAATGGCGACTAACGTTCGTTATCAGGTCGGAGGCACGACAGTTCTCTGGCTTCCGTTTTTATACAACAGCAATTTAGGAAACGGATGGATCACCCAAGCGGGTAAGAACAACACGCAGGGTCTGTTTATGCAGAACTCGTATCAGTGGTCCGTGATGCCTAACTACGCGTTCGCTCCGATGGGTTATAAGGTCCGTGCCGACTTTTACGAAAAGACCGGTCAGGCTTTTCATTTGGAGATGTGGAAACAAAGTCCTTTCTTAAACTACTTGATCGATATCGGTTACGCGAATCATAAAAACTATCAGATCTCCGGCGCGTATGAGGATCGTTTTCATAACTTCGGAATCGGAACCACCGCTGTCACCAATCAGGTGGACAGAGGGGCTTACTACTCCGCGGATCCGAACGCGCCACTCAGAAGAATCGGAGAAGACACGGAACCTTGGTGGAAGGGGAGAATCATGTTGAACTCGAAATTCCACAACACCGAAAAAGACGTTACGCGAAACATCAGTCTTCAATACGAAAACTACTCCAACAGACTTTTTGACTACGAGTACGGAAACCGTTACGAACCCGCGAACACTCTTCAATCTCTTTACACCGCGAGAAACGTTCGTCTCGGTTTTATCAGAAACACACTGGAATGGAAGTTCGATTACACCGAAAACCGAGGCGATCTTTCCATCAATGTGGGAATGAAACGGAACATGCTCTACTATATCCTGAATCCAACGGATAAGTCTGGATACTTTCCTACGGTGGACGTTCTTCCGACGACTACGATTCGAAATTCCTCAGAGGTCGGTAGGCTTCCTTACTTCAACGCGCCCGTGTACTGGGACGTATATCTTACGAACATGATTCTCCGTTATTACGGCGTTCCTACAAGGCAGAATTTGAGCATCCCTACTCTGGACGGTTCGTATCAGGATCCTTGGGGAAATTACAACGAGAACGTTTTGAGAACTCAATATTTTACCCAGGGTGAATCCGGTTTAAGAACGAGTTTGAATTTAGGAAGTTATCTTACCTTTACTCCGAACGCTTTTTTTGGAGCTAAAAAACAATCCGCTACCGTGAGAAACAACGCCGCTGTCACCGGTGTTACGGATAACGCGTTTACTTCTCTCGAACGTTTTCTTGCGAGAGAATCCTACGAATACGTGAGAACTTCCTCGAACTTAAGATTCGGCGTTCCATTGTTATTTTTTAATGCGACATACAGAAAACTCGAAGCGTATAAACCGGAACTACAGGATCCGATTCTCGCCAAAACGAGACAACACGAACTTGAACTTTCCTTGGAAAGTTACGCGCTTGAGAACTTCGAGATTTCGGTTCGTACCATTCGGGATTTGAGAAACTTCTCCCCCGAATACAAACCGCAACCTACGGACGCGGAACGATGGTATTTTACGGTCGCAAGATTTTCGGGTTACTTCGACTTTTTGGACGGATTTCGTCCGAAACGAGCTTCCTTATTGGAAAAGAAGAGAAGTTTTTACTCCGGTCTTTTCATCAACAACGACTACGTACATCACAACCCGAAGGCAAAACCTCTTTCCAACAGTTTTACCGCTTCGTATAAGATGGGTGGATTTACGCTTCCGTTTATCCGTTTGATCCGCGAACTCGAGTTAGGCGGAACCTGGTATCACGTCTACAACAGTCCGATTTTGGACGGCTATCGTGTGTTCGTTAAGGCGAACGTGGATTTCACAAGACATTTGGGAATCGAAGCGGAACTCGATTCTCGGGTAAGTCAACCCTGGAGATATACGAATCAGGTTGGAAATACATACGATACGTTCTATTATGGAAACGATCCAACAACTTCCGTCGCCAATCTTAACTTGGATAGAACCAATCTACAGAGGGACTTAGTCGACGGAACTGGGGTGAACGGAAACGGAGCGAGACAAAACACCGCTTTGAACATCAACCGCTTTATGGGAACGATCAAATACAATCTTCATACCGCGAACTTCAGGCTCGGATACAGTATGGATCTTCGCGCGGTTCCGGGGGGAAGAACGGACGGTCTTGTTTCCTTTTACGATCAATCCGTATTCTTTTCGATTTCGATCAGCGACTTTACTTTGGGTCAACAGGATTCTTCGGAACTCACAAGAGTTCGTCTTTTCCGTTTCAGAAAACGTCCTTTCCAAGCGGGAGACCGCACGGGAATTTCTTCGGAGAACCCTTGA
- a CDS encoding esterase/lipase family protein, which translates to MKSYKIFIRILAFAFILSFASSCADLSIEKIKEKLNLAKKKSMAEEILETLTVAFWGEFNHELYKFVPVPIILTKTQINADQFAVATPELKDSRPKIVLIHGWDFKEKNISPPTDKFTKVTNLRGTWDDALEIYSQNLSGVQTSYELYAFTYRSSDYVDNNGRRLIDKLNTIFSPSDKVILLAHSMGGLVSRAALYHSHNTNDVIDFVVTLGTPYLGSPFASSSYQGNFGTLGDLIGFMTGTEGGKDLAYTNALGTSYQVPIPAEYINGAINPYLERLLTESSKDSRVTAFYGEMTVCTNHPGSDAIYVIGCNFLSGGSPSFANKSDGIVTSTSGKMSSKLAGAKQILKDLDHAQLSFRNHVDNTSRNTYFNQVLTVINAL; encoded by the coding sequence ATGAAATCATATAAAATTTTTATACGCATTTTAGCGTTCGCGTTTATTCTAAGTTTTGCATCTTCCTGCGCGGATCTTTCCATCGAAAAGATCAAAGAAAAACTCAATCTTGCTAAGAAAAAAAGTATGGCCGAGGAGATTCTCGAGACGTTAACCGTCGCTTTCTGGGGAGAATTCAATCACGAACTCTATAAGTTCGTTCCGGTTCCGATCATTCTTACCAAAACTCAAATCAACGCGGATCAATTTGCGGTCGCCACACCCGAACTCAAGGACAGTCGGCCGAAGATCGTTTTGATTCACGGCTGGGATTTTAAGGAAAAGAATATAAGTCCTCCCACGGACAAGTTCACAAAGGTCACGAATCTGAGAGGAACCTGGGACGACGCTCTGGAAATTTATTCCCAGAATCTTTCCGGCGTTCAGACTTCGTACGAACTTTACGCGTTCACATACAGAAGTTCCGATTACGTGGACAACAACGGCAGAAGACTGATCGATAAGCTCAATACGATATTCTCACCGAGCGACAAGGTGATTCTTCTCGCACATTCCATGGGCGGACTTGTGAGCAGAGCGGCCTTGTACCATTCTCACAATACCAACGACGTGATCGACTTCGTGGTAACGTTAGGCACTCCTTATCTGGGATCTCCGTTCGCTTCCTCCAGTTATCAGGGAAATTTCGGAACGTTAGGCGATCTCATAGGGTTTATGACCGGGACCGAAGGCGGGAAGGATCTCGCATATACGAACGCGTTAGGCACATCGTATCAGGTTCCGATTCCCGCCGAATATATAAACGGGGCGATCAATCCGTATTTGGAGAGACTCCTTACGGAGTCTTCTAAGGATTCAAGGGTCACCGCGTTCTACGGAGAAATGACCGTTTGTACCAATCACCCCGGTTCGGATGCGATTTACGTGATCGGTTGTAATTTTCTTTCCGGCGGAAGTCCGAGTTTTGCGAACAAAAGCGATGGGATAGTAACTTCCACCAGCGGCAAAATGTCTTCCAAGCTCGCGGGTGCAAAACAGATCTTAAAGGATTTGGATCACGCTCAACTTTCGTTTCGCAATCACGTGGACAACACTTCGAGAAATACGTATTTCAACCAGGTTTTGACCGTAATCAACGCGTTGTAG
- the gatA gene encoding Asp-tRNA(Asn)/Glu-tRNA(Gln) amidotransferase subunit GatA, with protein MNEILKKSYTELKSSLNSGKISATELAQACIDRIKEVDGSVKAFLSLDEKRILDAAAESDARRKVGKPLSEFDGMPVAIKDNICIQDSITSCSSRILENYKSPFNANAVEKLLEKGFVLFPRANMDEFAMGSSTENSAFQTTRNPFDLERIPGGSSGGSAAAVAASMVPLALGSDTGGSVRQPASLCGLFGLKPTYGTVSRYGLVAYASSLDQIGPLSKDVQGCIDLYSVISGKDVRDSTSVNRPGFSADSVKVPDFKGLKVGVIKMTPDIQPEVSKAYENVLNQLKEKGATLVELDFSKFGFAIPIYYIIATAECSSNLSRFDGIRFGSRKDKTGKLEDLFVDSRTEGFGPEVKRRILLGTFSLSAGYYDAYYGTAQKARVLIRKEYESFFSKVDFILQPTSPTTAFKIGEKTKDPVQMYKADIWTTSVNLAGLPAISLPMGTDDKGLPIGLQVTAPHFEEGKLFGAAKAFSTLEGLNIQFPEKIG; from the coding sequence ATGAACGAAATATTAAAAAAATCTTATACTGAACTCAAAAGCTCCCTGAACTCGGGAAAAATCTCCGCGACAGAACTCGCACAGGCTTGTATCGATCGGATCAAGGAAGTCGACGGCTCCGTTAAGGCGTTTCTTTCCTTGGACGAAAAAAGAATTTTGGACGCCGCCGCGGAAAGCGATGCTCGCAGAAAAGTGGGGAAACCTCTTTCGGAATTCGACGGAATGCCGGTTGCGATCAAGGACAATATCTGCATCCAGGATTCGATCACTTCCTGTTCCTCAAGAATATTAGAAAATTATAAATCTCCATTCAACGCGAATGCGGTGGAAAAACTTCTCGAAAAGGGATTCGTTCTGTTTCCGCGCGCGAACATGGACGAGTTTGCGATGGGAAGTTCCACCGAGAACTCCGCCTTTCAGACCACTCGCAATCCTTTCGACTTGGAAAGAATTCCGGGCGGTTCCAGCGGAGGATCTGCGGCGGCGGTTGCGGCTTCCATGGTTCCTTTGGCCTTGGGTTCTGACACGGGAGGATCGGTGCGTCAACCGGCGTCTCTTTGCGGTTTGTTCGGATTGAAACCCACGTATGGAACCGTTTCCCGTTACGGTCTTGTTGCTTACGCATCCAGTCTGGATCAGATCGGACCTTTGTCCAAGGACGTACAAGGTTGTATCGATCTTTATTCTGTGATTTCCGGGAAGGACGTTCGTGATTCTACCTCGGTAAACCGACCGGGTTTTTCTGCGGACTCAGTCAAGGTTCCGGACTTCAAAGGATTGAAAGTGGGAGTGATTAAGATGACTCCCGACATTCAACCGGAAGTTTCGAAGGCTTACGAAAACGTTCTCAACCAATTGAAGGAAAAGGGAGCGACTCTTGTAGAACTCGACTTTTCCAAATTCGGTTTTGCAATTCCGATCTATTATATCATCGCTACCGCGGAATGTTCCTCCAATCTTTCCCGCTTCGACGGAATCCGTTTCGGTTCCAGAAAAGACAAAACGGGAAAACTCGAAGATCTTTTTGTGGATTCAAGAACCGAGGGATTCGGTCCCGAAGTGAAACGAAGAATTCTTTTGGGAACATTCTCCCTTTCCGCCGGTTATTACGACGCTTATTACGGAACCGCGCAGAAGGCGAGGGTTCTCATCCGCAAAGAATACGAATCTTTCTTTTCCAAAGTGGACTTTATTCTCCAGCCTACGTCTCCGACTACCGCGTTTAAGATCGGAGAAAAAACGAAGGATCCCGTTCAGATGTACAAAGCGGACATTTGGACCACGAGCGTAAACCTCGCGGGTCTTCCGGCGATCAGCTTACCGATGGGAACGGACGACAAAGGTCTTCCGATCGGGTTGCAGGTTACGGCGCCGCACTTCGAAGAAGGTAAACTTTTCGGAGCCGCAAAGGCGTTTTCTACATTAGAAGGTTTGAATATTCAATTTCCGGAAAAGATCGGATGA
- the hisF gene encoding imidazole glycerol phosphate synthase subunit HisF produces MSNLTARVIPCLDIKDGRVVKGVNFVNLVDAGDPVESAAIYEENLADELCFLDITASSDRREILLHLVERIAEKIFIPFTVGGGIRTVADVRAVLEKGADKVSMNTAAFQNPELIRQSSEIYGSQCIVCAIDVKFHKERDRYEIFLHGGRTETGREALDWAQEAAEKGAGEILLTSMDRDGTRNGFDINLLKSFSSALEIPIIASGGAGNPEHMVEAILRGKADAVLAASIFHFGEYSIRETKSAMQEMGIAVRLD; encoded by the coding sequence ATGAGCAATTTGACGGCAAGAGTCATTCCCTGTCTGGACATCAAGGACGGACGAGTAGTTAAGGGAGTGAACTTTGTCAATCTCGTAGACGCGGGAGATCCCGTGGAATCCGCCGCGATCTATGAGGAGAATTTAGCGGACGAACTTTGTTTTTTAGATATCACCGCGTCTTCCGATCGAAGAGAAATTCTTTTACACCTCGTGGAAAGAATCGCGGAGAAAATTTTTATTCCTTTTACGGTGGGTGGAGGAATCCGAACCGTAGCAGACGTGCGCGCCGTTTTGGAGAAAGGGGCCGATAAGGTTTCCATGAACACGGCCGCGTTTCAAAATCCCGAACTCATAAGACAATCCTCCGAGATCTACGGATCTCAGTGTATCGTTTGCGCAATCGACGTTAAGTTTCACAAAGAAAGAGATCGTTACGAAATTTTTCTACACGGCGGAAGAACGGAAACCGGTAGAGAGGCGCTTGATTGGGCGCAGGAAGCCGCGGAAAAAGGTGCGGGAGAAATTCTTCTTACATCCATGGATCGGGACGGAACTCGAAACGGATTCGATATCAACTTGTTGAAGTCGTTTTCATCCGCGCTTGAAATTCCGATCATCGCGTCGGGCGGGGCGGGGAATCCGGAGCACATGGTCGAGGCGATCTTACGCGGTAAGGCAGATGCGGTTCTTGCGGCGTCCATCTTTCATTTCGGGGAATATTCCATTCGTGAAACCAAAAGCGCAATGCAGGAAATGGGAATTGCCGTCCGACTGGACTGA
- the rlmB gene encoding 23S rRNA (guanosine(2251)-2'-O)-methyltransferase RlmB, which translates to MEAKIARPEYIFGKRTLIELTEAHQGTEHSFPFTELFVKENPGTDIVEKILNRLPSFVKVHKVSGAKLDSLVPGRNHQGLVALKSPSRQQTADKKNLEEYLAEKPGAFLILDRIQDPGNLGNILRTAECFGVKNIILPERESAGITPVVEKVSSGALSFLKIFTVKNLANTLELLKENGYWIVSTSDRGEEDWSKLPDLHELAILMGNEGEGVKRILMEKSDFVLRIPMRGNLSSLNVTVATGVVLDRIVNRK; encoded by the coding sequence CTGGAGGCGAAAATAGCTCGGCCGGAATACATTTTCGGTAAGAGAACTCTGATAGAGCTTACCGAAGCGCATCAAGGGACGGAACATTCCTTTCCTTTTACCGAGTTGTTTGTTAAGGAAAATCCGGGAACGGACATCGTCGAAAAGATATTAAACCGACTTCCCTCTTTTGTAAAAGTCCACAAGGTTTCCGGAGCGAAACTGGATTCTCTCGTTCCCGGTAGAAATCACCAAGGGCTAGTGGCTCTCAAAAGTCCTTCGAGACAACAAACCGCCGATAAGAAAAATTTAGAGGAATATCTCGCCGAAAAACCCGGTGCCTTTTTGATCCTGGATCGGATTCAAGATCCCGGTAACCTCGGAAACATCTTGAGAACCGCAGAATGTTTCGGTGTGAAGAACATCATTCTTCCCGAAAGAGAATCCGCGGGAATCACCCCGGTTGTGGAGAAAGTTTCTTCGGGTGCCCTCTCCTTCTTAAAAATTTTCACCGTGAAAAATCTTGCCAACACTCTCGAACTTCTAAAGGAAAACGGGTATTGGATCGTCTCCACGAGCGATAGAGGCGAAGAGGATTGGTCCAAACTTCCCGATCTTCACGAACTTGCCATTCTGATGGGAAACGAGGGGGAAGGTGTTAAAAGAATTCTGATGGAAAAATCGGATTTCGTTCTAAGAATTCCGATGCGCGGAAATCTTTCCTCCCTGAACGTCACGGTTGCGACCGGCGTCGTTTTGGACCGGATCGTAAACCGTAAATAA
- a CDS encoding undecaprenyl-phosphate glucose phosphotransferase, whose product MLKERSQTFKLIFTVLDFVNALLSGSLAFVFRFYFLDENGADRRYVDLESYIFLFFLLAFFQVIVFIAIDLYHPRRGLSFIDEFLTIVSGVFLNLVLVLAVLFFFRGDLGSERFSRYVILAFATINTFTSSVLHYTARLVLQALRKKGYNLRSVLVVGVSETSKRFNDAVIKHGIYGYKILGFVQTKTAKPVRKDMKVIGKIEKIAQVLEKERPDLVVYTLEPSEGDYLKEVLDACDHEGIDLKIVPGFQEFIKARGRVEEMEGLPVISIRNIPIRLGYNKFIKRMFDLAFSVLFIFFFSPFYLMMALLVKLTSRGPVFYYQERVGLDNKKFNMIKFRTMVVQAKSQSETTWTIQNDPRVTTVGKILRKLSLDETPQFFNVLFGDMSVVGPRPERPHFVEKFKNDHRHYMRRHAVKAGITGLAQVKGLRGDTSIDDRIAADIYYIENWSLWLDLKIILLTPFKGIMDKNAY is encoded by the coding sequence ATGCTGAAGGAAAGAAGTCAAACGTTCAAACTCATCTTTACCGTATTAGATTTCGTGAATGCTTTATTGAGCGGTTCTCTCGCGTTCGTTTTTCGTTTTTATTTTTTGGACGAGAACGGAGCCGATCGTCGTTATGTGGATTTGGAAAGTTATATCTTTCTGTTCTTTCTTTTGGCTTTTTTTCAAGTGATCGTGTTCATCGCGATCGACCTCTATCATCCGAGAAGAGGTCTTTCCTTTATCGACGAATTCTTAACCATCGTAAGCGGCGTTTTTTTAAATCTAGTTTTGGTTCTTGCGGTTCTATTCTTTTTTAGAGGCGATCTCGGAAGCGAACGGTTTTCGAGATACGTGATTCTCGCGTTTGCGACGATCAACACGTTCACTTCGAGCGTTCTTCATTATACGGCGAGACTCGTTTTACAAGCTCTTCGCAAAAAAGGTTATAACCTCAGAAGTGTTCTTGTGGTCGGCGTTTCCGAAACTTCCAAACGTTTTAACGACGCGGTCATCAAACATGGAATCTACGGTTACAAGATTTTAGGTTTTGTTCAGACAAAAACCGCGAAGCCGGTTCGGAAGGATATGAAGGTAATCGGTAAGATCGAAAAGATCGCGCAGGTTTTGGAAAAGGAAAGACCGGACTTGGTGGTTTATACTTTGGAACCTTCCGAAGGCGATTATTTGAAAGAGGTTCTCGACGCCTGCGATCACGAAGGAATCGATCTCAAGATCGTTCCCGGTTTTCAAGAATTCATCAAGGCTCGAGGAAGAGTGGAGGAGATGGAAGGTCTTCCCGTGATCTCGATCCGAAACATTCCGATCCGACTCGGTTATAATAAATTCATCAAAAGAATGTTCGATCTTGCGTTTTCCGTTCTTTTTATTTTCTTCTTCTCACCGTTTTATTTGATGATGGCCTTGCTTGTGAAACTCACTTCCCGAGGTCCGGTGTTCTATTATCAGGAAAGAGTGGGGTTGGATAATAAGAAATTCAACATGATCAAGTTTAGAACCATGGTCGTTCAGGCGAAAAGCCAATCCGAAACGACTTGGACGATTCAAAACGATCCGAGGGTGACGACCGTGGGGAAAATTCTCCGCAAACTTTCCTTAGACGAAACCCCTCAGTTTTTCAACGTCTTGTTTGGCGATATGTCCGTCGTCGGGCCGAGACCGGAACGTCCTCATTTTGTGGAAAAGTTCAAGAACGATCACAGACATTATATGAGAAGACACGCGGTCAAAGCGGGAATCACCGGACTGGCCCAGGTCAAAGGACTTCGGGGGGACACTTCGATCGACGATCGGATCGCCGCGGATATCTACTACATCGAAAACTGGTCGCTTTGGCTCGATCTCAAGATTATTCTACTGACTCCTTTTAAAGGAATCATGGACAAAAACGCATACTAA